In the Gorilla gorilla gorilla isolate KB3781 chromosome 10, NHGRI_mGorGor1-v2.1_pri, whole genome shotgun sequence genome, one interval contains:
- the LOC115936448 gene encoding olfactory receptor 9K2-like — protein MGDKGGDNYSEVTDFILVGIRVRPELHSLLFLLFLIIYGMVLLGNLSMIGIIVTDPRLNAPMYFFLGNLSVIDLSYSTVIVPKAMVNILSQKKTISFAGCVAQLFLYALFMVTEAFVLAAMAYDRFIAICNPLLYSVRMSRSVCIQLVAGSYLCGWVSSILQISVTFSMSFCASRVIDHFYCDSNPIEKISCSNIFMNKMVSFSLAVFIILPTIVVIVVSYMYIVSTVLKIRSSEGRKKAFSTCSSHLGVVSLLYGTVSFVYLTPPNNPELRKVASVCYILFTPMLNPLIYSLRNKDVKDAVKKVLWKKKVLL, from the coding sequence ATGGGTGACAAGGGAGGAGACAACTATTCAGAAGTGACTGACTTCATTCTTGTAGGCATCAGAGTTCGTCCAGAGCTCCACAGTCTCCTTTTCCTACTATTCCTGATTATTTATGGGATGGTTCTTCTGGGAAACCTTAGTATGATTGGCATCATTGTGACTGATCCCCGGCTGAATGCACCAATGTACTTCTTCCTAGGCAATCTCTCCGTCATTGATCTCTCCTATTCTACTGTTATTGTACCCAAAGCCATGGTCAACATCCTATCTCAGAAAAAGACCATATCCTTTGCAGGTTGTGTGGCGCAGCTGTTCCTTTATGCACTTTTCATGGTAACAGAGGCCTTTGTTCTAGCAGCCATGGCCTATGACCGCTTCATTGCCATCTGCAACCCACTCCTCTACTCAGTTCGCATGTCAAGAAGTGTTTGTATCCAATTGGTGGCTGGTTCCTACCTCTGTGGCTGGGTCAGTTCCATCCTTCAAATCAGTGTCACATTCTCCATGTCTTTCTGTGCCTCCCGAGTCATTGATCACTTCTACTGTGATTCAAACCCGATTGAAAAGATCTCCTGTTCCAATATCTTCATGAATAAGATGGTGTCATTTAGTTTGGCTGTCTTCATTATTTTGCCCACAATAGTTGTTATTGTCGTATCTTATATGTACATTGTGTCCACAGTTTTAAAGATCCGCTccagtgaaggaaggaagaaagcctTCTCCACTTGCAGCTCCCACCTGGGGGTTGTAAGTTTGCTCTATGGAACTGTCTCTTTTGTGTATCTCACACCTCCAAATAACCCTGAACTTCGTAAAGTGGCTTCAGTATGTTACATTTTGTTCACACCTATGTTAAATCCTTTAATCTACTCTTTAAGAAATAAGGATGTTAAAGATGCCGTGAAAAAAGTTTTATGGAAGAAAAAAGTTTTACTCTGA